From Elephas maximus indicus isolate mEleMax1 chromosome 25, mEleMax1 primary haplotype, whole genome shotgun sequence, the proteins below share one genomic window:
- the LOC126067596 gene encoding signal-regulatory protein beta-1-like isoform X3, with protein MPVAASQPCLPRPSLMLSLLLGLAGAAGEQELQVTQRETSVSVTAGEAVTLSCVVSSPQPVGPVQWFKGNGPDRQLVYSFKGGLDRVRLFPRVTNVTDQTIRGNTDYSIRIMDMSTEDSGIYYCVKFRKGSPEDVEFKSGPGTLVTVNAKPSPPKVSGPSKRTSPGQVVNLTCTSTGFFPRNISLKWLENGMEIPALQTLVLPPGDASSYTVISTTQVTLTISSLHSQVTCQVAHSELQGLLSGHVTMSQFLQVMPTVRASAHPIPSLQAAILICHVQRFYPEGAHITWLERNHGFETCEALAPTTNPDGTFSQDSHLLVNTSEWEDKRLFTCQVRHNAQPPIQASMKLSELREKEQASLGPRTSSSLYGMVLLLCWKLFSLTVLSTLYIVRRTLPSRKTHLGRGTAVTPVAVTPASPASAAF; from the exons GAGCGGCAGGTGAGCAGGAGCTGCAGGTGACTCAGCGTGAGACATCGGTGTCAGTCACAGCTGGAGAGGCAGTCACTCTGTCCTGCGTCGTCTCCTCTCCGCAACCCGTGGGGCCCGTCCAGTGGTTCAAGGGGAATGGACCAGATCGGCAGTTAGTCTACAGTTTCAAAGGAGGCCTAGACCGCGTACGCCTCTTCCCCCGAGTAACAAATGTTACAGACCAGACAATAAGAGGCAACACGGACTATTCCATCCGCATCATGGACATGTCAACTGAGGATTCTGGCATCTACTACTGTGTGAAGTTCAGGAAAGGGAGCCCTGAGGACGTGGAGTTTAAGTCTGGTCCAGGCACCCTGGTGACTGTGAATG CTAAGCCCTCCCCTCCAAAGGTCTCTGGCCCCTCCAAGAGGACCAGCCCTGGCCAGGTAGTAAATCTCACCTGCACGTCAACTGGCTTCTTTCCCAGAAACATCAGTCTGAAATGGCTTGAAAATGGCATGGAGATTCCAGCCCTTCAGACCCTAGTCCTCCCACCTGGAGACGCCTCCTCCTACACTGTCATCAGCACCACCCAAGTGACCCTCACCATCTCCTCACTCCACTCCCAGGTCACCTGCCAAGTGGCTCACAGCGAATTGCAGGGCCTGCTCAGTGGGCATGTGACCATGTCGCAGTTCCTCCAAG TTATGCCCACAGTGAGAGCATCAGCACACCCCATCCCAAGTCTGCAGGCAGCCATCCTCATCTGTCACGTGCAAAGGTTCTACCCAGAAGGTGCACACATCACCTGGCTGGAAAGGAACCATGGCTTCGAGACCTGTGAAGCCCTTGCCCCCACCACAAACCCAGATGGCACATTCAGCCAAGACAGCCATCTCCTGGTCAACACCTCAGAGTGGGAAGACAAGAGGCTGTTCACCTGCCAGGTGCGGCACAATGCCCAGCCACCAATCCAGGCCAGCATGAAGCTGAGCGAGCTTAGAGAGAAAGAGCAAGCGAGTCTGG GCCCCAGAACGTCCAGCTCCCTCTATGGGATGGTCCTCCTTCTTTGCTGGAAGTTGTTTTCCCTGACTGTACTTTCAACCCTCTATATAGTCAGGAGGACCCTCCCTTCCAG AAAGACTCACCTAGGACGGGGCACTGCTGTGACGCCTGTAGCTGTTACCCCAGCTTCTCCTGCCTCGGCAGCCTTCTGA
- the LOC126067596 gene encoding signal-regulatory protein beta-1-like isoform X5 gives MPVAASQPCLPRPSLMLSLLLGLAGAAGEQELQVTQRETSVSVTAGEAVTLSCVVSSPQPVGPVQWFKGNGPDRQLVYSFKGGLDRVRLFPRVTNVTDQTIRGNTDYSIRIMDMSTEDSGIYYCVKFRKGSPEDVEFKSGPGTLVTVNAKPSPPKVSGPSKRTSPGQVVNLTCTSTGFFPRNISLKWLENGMEIPALQTLVLPPGDASSYTVISTTQVTLTISSLHSQVTCQVAHSELQGLLSGHVTMSQFLQVMPTVRASAHPIPSLQAAILICHVQRFYPEGAHITWLERNHGFETCEALAPTTNPDGTFSQDSHLLVNTSEWEDKRLFTCQVRHNAQPPIQASMKLSELREKEQASLGPRTSSSLYGMVLLLCWKLFSLTVLSTLYIVRRTLPSRHCPGPPL, from the exons GAGCGGCAGGTGAGCAGGAGCTGCAGGTGACTCAGCGTGAGACATCGGTGTCAGTCACAGCTGGAGAGGCAGTCACTCTGTCCTGCGTCGTCTCCTCTCCGCAACCCGTGGGGCCCGTCCAGTGGTTCAAGGGGAATGGACCAGATCGGCAGTTAGTCTACAGTTTCAAAGGAGGCCTAGACCGCGTACGCCTCTTCCCCCGAGTAACAAATGTTACAGACCAGACAATAAGAGGCAACACGGACTATTCCATCCGCATCATGGACATGTCAACTGAGGATTCTGGCATCTACTACTGTGTGAAGTTCAGGAAAGGGAGCCCTGAGGACGTGGAGTTTAAGTCTGGTCCAGGCACCCTGGTGACTGTGAATG CTAAGCCCTCCCCTCCAAAGGTCTCTGGCCCCTCCAAGAGGACCAGCCCTGGCCAGGTAGTAAATCTCACCTGCACGTCAACTGGCTTCTTTCCCAGAAACATCAGTCTGAAATGGCTTGAAAATGGCATGGAGATTCCAGCCCTTCAGACCCTAGTCCTCCCACCTGGAGACGCCTCCTCCTACACTGTCATCAGCACCACCCAAGTGACCCTCACCATCTCCTCACTCCACTCCCAGGTCACCTGCCAAGTGGCTCACAGCGAATTGCAGGGCCTGCTCAGTGGGCATGTGACCATGTCGCAGTTCCTCCAAG TTATGCCCACAGTGAGAGCATCAGCACACCCCATCCCAAGTCTGCAGGCAGCCATCCTCATCTGTCACGTGCAAAGGTTCTACCCAGAAGGTGCACACATCACCTGGCTGGAAAGGAACCATGGCTTCGAGACCTGTGAAGCCCTTGCCCCCACCACAAACCCAGATGGCACATTCAGCCAAGACAGCCATCTCCTGGTCAACACCTCAGAGTGGGAAGACAAGAGGCTGTTCACCTGCCAGGTGCGGCACAATGCCCAGCCACCAATCCAGGCCAGCATGAAGCTGAGCGAGCTTAGAGAGAAAGAGCAAGCGAGTCTGG GCCCCAGAACGTCCAGCTCCCTCTATGGGATGGTCCTCCTTCTTTGCTGGAAGTTGTTTTCCCTGACTGTACTTTCAACCCTCTATATAGTCAGGAGGACCCTCCCTTCCAG GCACTGCCCAGGCCCTCCCCTGTGA
- the LOC126067596 gene encoding signal-regulatory protein beta-1-like isoform X4 → MPVAASQPCLPRPSLMLSLLLGLAGAAGEQELQVTQRETSVSVTAGEAVTLSCVVSSPQPVGPVQWFKGNGPDRQLVYSFKGGLDRVRLFPRVTNVTDQTIRGNTDYSIRIMDMSTEDSGIYYCVKFRKGSPEDVEFKSGPGTLVTVNAKPSPPKVSGPSKRTSPGQVVNLTCTSTGFFPRNISLKWLENGMEIPALQTLVLPPGDASSYTVISTTQVTLTISSLHSQVTCQVAHSELQGLLSGHVTMSQFLQVMPTVRASAHPIPSLQAAILICHVQRFYPEGAHITWLERNHGFETCEALAPTTNPDGTFSQDSHLLVNTSEWEDKRLFTCQVRHNAQPPIQASMKLSELREKEQASLGPRTSSSLYGMVLLLCWKLFSLTVLSTLYIVRRTLPSSNPVPPHAAVSLTKAIP, encoded by the exons GAGCGGCAGGTGAGCAGGAGCTGCAGGTGACTCAGCGTGAGACATCGGTGTCAGTCACAGCTGGAGAGGCAGTCACTCTGTCCTGCGTCGTCTCCTCTCCGCAACCCGTGGGGCCCGTCCAGTGGTTCAAGGGGAATGGACCAGATCGGCAGTTAGTCTACAGTTTCAAAGGAGGCCTAGACCGCGTACGCCTCTTCCCCCGAGTAACAAATGTTACAGACCAGACAATAAGAGGCAACACGGACTATTCCATCCGCATCATGGACATGTCAACTGAGGATTCTGGCATCTACTACTGTGTGAAGTTCAGGAAAGGGAGCCCTGAGGACGTGGAGTTTAAGTCTGGTCCAGGCACCCTGGTGACTGTGAATG CTAAGCCCTCCCCTCCAAAGGTCTCTGGCCCCTCCAAGAGGACCAGCCCTGGCCAGGTAGTAAATCTCACCTGCACGTCAACTGGCTTCTTTCCCAGAAACATCAGTCTGAAATGGCTTGAAAATGGCATGGAGATTCCAGCCCTTCAGACCCTAGTCCTCCCACCTGGAGACGCCTCCTCCTACACTGTCATCAGCACCACCCAAGTGACCCTCACCATCTCCTCACTCCACTCCCAGGTCACCTGCCAAGTGGCTCACAGCGAATTGCAGGGCCTGCTCAGTGGGCATGTGACCATGTCGCAGTTCCTCCAAG TTATGCCCACAGTGAGAGCATCAGCACACCCCATCCCAAGTCTGCAGGCAGCCATCCTCATCTGTCACGTGCAAAGGTTCTACCCAGAAGGTGCACACATCACCTGGCTGGAAAGGAACCATGGCTTCGAGACCTGTGAAGCCCTTGCCCCCACCACAAACCCAGATGGCACATTCAGCCAAGACAGCCATCTCCTGGTCAACACCTCAGAGTGGGAAGACAAGAGGCTGTTCACCTGCCAGGTGCGGCACAATGCCCAGCCACCAATCCAGGCCAGCATGAAGCTGAGCGAGCTTAGAGAGAAAGAGCAAGCGAGTCTGG GCCCCAGAACGTCCAGCTCCCTCTATGGGATGGTCCTCCTTCTTTGCTGGAAGTTGTTTTCCCTGACTGTACTTTCAACCCTCTATATAGTCAGGAGGACCCTCCCTTCCAG